CTTGTAGTCGAGGTTCTTCAGCTCCCCGGCAGCGCGCAGGATGGCCTCCGAACCACCCTTCTGGTCACCGACGTTGAGGGTGAGCGAGCCCTTGCCGTCGGTGTCGGAACCCGTTCCGGCGGAGGCGTCGCCACCGCAGGCGGTGAGCAGGAGGGCGAAGGGGAGGAGCAGTGCGGCGGGGACGAGGCGACGTCGCATGGGAGTCCGTTCTGTGGAACTTGGCTGTGGGCGGGGGGAGTTCAGGCTGCTTCGGCGGCGGTGTCGACGCCGAGGCGTTCCAGGAGCTGTCCGCGGAGCTCCGCGAACCGGGGATCGGTGATGTCGCGCGGCCGGTCGAGGTCTATCTGCTGCTCGTGCGCGATGACGCCGTCGTCCATCACGAGCACCCGGTCGGCGAGCAGGACGGCCTCCTCGACGTCGTGCGTCACCAGGAGCACCGCGCAGCCGCGGCGCTGCCACAACTCGCCCACCAGGCGCTGGGCCTTGATCCGGGTGAGGGCGTCGAGGGCACCGAACGGCTCGTCCAGCAGCAGGAGATCGGGCTCGCGCACCAACGCCCTGGCCAGGGAGGCGCGTTGGGCCTCACCGCCAGAGAGGGTCTTGGGCCAGGCGTCACTGCGGTGACCGAGGCCGACCTCCTCCAAGGCCTGATCGGCGACGGGGCGGGCGGGCTTGCCGGGCAGGCCGAGCAGGACGTTGCGCCACACCTTCTTCCACGGCATCAGCCGGGGTGCCTGGAAGGCGACGGCCTTGCGGCGCGGGACCAGGACGGTGCCCTCGATGTCCCGGTCGAGCCCGGCGAGGATCCTGAGCAGGGTGGACTTCCCGCAGCCGCTGCGGCCGAGCAGGGCCACGAACTCGCCCTGGCGGACCTCCAGTCGGAGGTCGTCTATGACGGCACGTCCGTCGAAGGAACGGGTCAGGCCTTCGACCCGGACGGCCGGGGAGGGGCGGGGGGCCGGGGTGGCGCCGGGAGTCTCGGTGACTTCGCTGGTTCCGGTCGCGTGGCCGGGCTCGGTGGCTTCGGCGGCCGCGGTGGCTTCGGAAGCCTTCACGGCCTCGGACGTCTGGGGGGTCACCGGCCGGTGAACGTCGGTCGCCATTGCAGCAGCAGCCTTTCGAGGGAGCGGACGATGAAGTCGGCCAGCAGGCCGAGGAAGGCGTAGACGATCAGGCAGACCACGATGACGTCGGTGCGCAGGAAGTCCCGCGCCTGCACCATCAGGAAGCCGATGCCGGAGTCCGCGTTGACCTGCTCGGCGAAGACGAGCGCCAGCCAGGCGATGCCGAGGGAGTAGCGCA
Above is a window of Streptomyces griseorubiginosus DNA encoding:
- a CDS encoding ABC transporter ATP-binding protein yields the protein MATDVHRPVTPQTSEAVKASEATAAAEATEPGHATGTSEVTETPGATPAPRPSPAVRVEGLTRSFDGRAVIDDLRLEVRQGEFVALLGRSGCGKSTLLRILAGLDRDIEGTVLVPRRKAVAFQAPRLMPWKKVWRNVLLGLPGKPARPVADQALEEVGLGHRSDAWPKTLSGGEAQRASLARALVREPDLLLLDEPFGALDALTRIKAQRLVGELWQRRGCAVLLVTHDVEEAVLLADRVLVMDDGVIAHEQQIDLDRPRDITDPRFAELRGQLLERLGVDTAAEAA